In Primulina eburnea isolate SZY01 chromosome 5, ASM2296580v1, whole genome shotgun sequence, a single window of DNA contains:
- the LOC140832041 gene encoding MOB kinase activator-like 1A produces MSLFGLGRNQKTFRPKKSAPSGTKGAQLRKHIDATLGSGNLREAVRLPPGEDINEWLAVNTVDFFNQVNLLYGTLTEFCTPENCPTMSAGPKYEYRWADGVQIKKPIEVSAPKYVEYLMDWIETQLDDESIFPQKLGTPFPSNFRDVVKTIFKRLFRVYAHIYHSHFQKIVSLKEEAHLNTCFKHFILFTCEFMLIDKKELAPLEELIESIVPY; encoded by the exons ATGAGTCTCTTTGGCCTCGGCAG GAACCAAAAAACATTCCGTCCAAAAAAAAGTGCACCGTCAGGGACTAAG GGGGCACAGCTGAGAAAGCATATTGATGCCACTTTGGGTAGTGGAAACTTGAGAGAAGCTGTAAGGCTACCTCCCGGCGAGGATATAAATGAATGGCTTGCTGTCAACA cTGTGGATTTCTTCAATCAAGTGAACCTTCTTTACGGAACACTCACAGAGTTCTGCACACCAGAGAACTGCCCTACAATGTCAGCCGGCCCTAA ATACGAATACAGATGGGCAGACGGCGTACAAATCAAGAAACCTATTGAAGTTTCGGCTCCTAAATATGTTGAGTATTTAATGGATTGGATCGAAACCCAATTGGACGACGAGTCAATATTTCCTCAAAAACTCG GAACTCCATTCCCTTCAAATTTCAGGGATGTTGTGAAGACCATATTCAAACGTCTGTTTCGTGTATATGCACATATATATCACTCTCATTTTCAGAAGATTGTGAGTCTCAAAGAGGAGGCACATCTAAATACATGTTTCAAGCATTTCATACTATTTACCTGT GAATTCATGCTGATAGACAAGAAGGAACTGGCTCCTCTGGAAGAACTCATAGAATCCATCGTCCCATATTAA
- the LOC140831553 gene encoding isoflavone reductase homolog isoform X1, with protein MAKSRVLVVGGTGYMGKRLVRTSLAEGHPTYILRRPEIGLDIDKLQLMLEFKRQGAELVDGSFSDHCSLVEAVKRVDVVVSAMSGVHFRSHNLLLQLKLVDAIKEAGNIKRFLPSEFGLDPARMEHALEPGRVTFDEKMIVRKAIEEAKIPHTYVSANCFAGYFAGNLSQMETLLPPKHKVSLYGDGNVKAIYMDEDDIATYTIKSIDDPRTLNKTLYLRPPENILTQRELVEIWEKLTGETLEKINVSEEDFLAQLKGSDNFVMQVGMGHFYHIFYEGSLTNFEIGENGEEASQLYPQVRYTRMREYLKRYL; from the exons ATGGCAAAAAGTAGGGTTCTTGTCGTGGGTGGAACAGGTTACATGGGAAAGAGGCTTGTCAGGACAAGCCTGGCGGAGGGCCACCCTACTTACATCCTCCGGCGTCCGGAGATCGGCCTTGACATCGACAAATTGCAGCTCATGTTGGAGTTCAAGCGTCAGGGGGCGGAGTTGGTGGATGGATCCTTTTCCGACCACTGTAGCTTGGTGGAGGCGGTGAAACGAGTGGACGTGGTGGTATCCGCCATGTCCGGGGTGCATTTCAGGAGCCACAATCTGTTGCTGCAGCTGAAACTCGTTGACGCCATTAAAGAAGCGGGAAACATCAAG CGattcttgccttcggagtttgGTTTGGACCCTGCGCGAATGGAGCATGCCCTTGAGCCAGGAAGAGTTACTTTTGATGAAAAAATGATTGTAAGAAAAGCCATTGAAGAAGCTAAAATACCTCACACGTATGTCTCCGCCAACTGTTTCGCCGGATATTTCGCCGGAAATCTCTCTCAGATGGAAACTCTTCTTCCTCCAAAGCACAAAGTCTCCCTATACGGAGATGGAAATGTCAAAG CTATCTATATGGATGAAGATGATATAGCAACGTATACGATAAAGTCTATCGATGACCCTCGCACGTTGAACAAGACATTGTATTTGAGGCCACCGGAAAACATTTTAACTCAAAGAGAGTTGGTCGAAATATGGGAGAAGCTTACGGGAGAAACACTGGAGAAAATAAACGTTTCAGAAGAAGACTTCCTAGCTCAATTAAAAG GGAGTGACAACTTTGTTATGCAAGTTGGAATGGGACATTTCTATCATATTTTCTATGAAGGAAGCTTAACAAACTTTGAGATTGGTGAAAATGGAGAAGAAGCTTCACAACTTTATCCTCAAGTTCGCTACACTCGAATGCGTGAATATCTGAAGCGTTACCTATGA
- the LOC140831553 gene encoding isoflavone reductase homolog isoform X2, with amino-acid sequence MAKSRVLVVGGTGYMGKRLVRTSLAEGHPTYILRRPEIGLDIDKLQLMLEFKRQGAELVDGSFSDHCSLVEAVKRVDVVVSAMSGVHFRSHNLLLQLKLVDAIKEAGNIKRFLPSEFGLDPARMEHALEPGRVTFDEKMIVRKAIEEAKIPHTYVSANCFAGYFAGNLSQMETLLPPKHKVSLYGDGNVKDDIATYTIKSIDDPRTLNKTLYLRPPENILTQRELVEIWEKLTGETLEKINVSEEDFLAQLKGSDNFVMQVGMGHFYHIFYEGSLTNFEIGENGEEASQLYPQVRYTRMREYLKRYL; translated from the exons ATGGCAAAAAGTAGGGTTCTTGTCGTGGGTGGAACAGGTTACATGGGAAAGAGGCTTGTCAGGACAAGCCTGGCGGAGGGCCACCCTACTTACATCCTCCGGCGTCCGGAGATCGGCCTTGACATCGACAAATTGCAGCTCATGTTGGAGTTCAAGCGTCAGGGGGCGGAGTTGGTGGATGGATCCTTTTCCGACCACTGTAGCTTGGTGGAGGCGGTGAAACGAGTGGACGTGGTGGTATCCGCCATGTCCGGGGTGCATTTCAGGAGCCACAATCTGTTGCTGCAGCTGAAACTCGTTGACGCCATTAAAGAAGCGGGAAACATCAAG CGattcttgccttcggagtttgGTTTGGACCCTGCGCGAATGGAGCATGCCCTTGAGCCAGGAAGAGTTACTTTTGATGAAAAAATGATTGTAAGAAAAGCCATTGAAGAAGCTAAAATACCTCACACGTATGTCTCCGCCAACTGTTTCGCCGGATATTTCGCCGGAAATCTCTCTCAGATGGAAACTCTTCTTCCTCCAAAGCACAAAGTCTCCCTATACGGAGATGGAAATGTCAAAG ATGATATAGCAACGTATACGATAAAGTCTATCGATGACCCTCGCACGTTGAACAAGACATTGTATTTGAGGCCACCGGAAAACATTTTAACTCAAAGAGAGTTGGTCGAAATATGGGAGAAGCTTACGGGAGAAACACTGGAGAAAATAAACGTTTCAGAAGAAGACTTCCTAGCTCAATTAAAAG GGAGTGACAACTTTGTTATGCAAGTTGGAATGGGACATTTCTATCATATTTTCTATGAAGGAAGCTTAACAAACTTTGAGATTGGTGAAAATGGAGAAGAAGCTTCACAACTTTATCCTCAAGTTCGCTACACTCGAATGCGTGAATATCTGAAGCGTTACCTATGA
- the LOC140831552 gene encoding cadmium-induced protein AS8-like, translated as MIIKSIFRRYERWNPVHPTYGAFWGAGIGIGCGVGWGPGFGPEVIGYVGSGCGVGFSVGFTLLGFGIGLPTNYIFTVPRNAFMVTRRGALEAARARGLLANRTSEEVSWDASRSCIFDVQRNLLEFKNPLENGMNLSDMRTMLISNTKPVTDCLQRFGGNLFPLWSTKIVKQPR; from the exons ATGATTATAAAAAGCATTTTCAGAAGATATGAAAGATGGAACCCAGTGCATCCAACGTACGGAGCCTTTTGGGGAGCTGGAATAGGCATCGGTTGCGGCGTGGGATGGGGTCCTGGCTTTGGCCCTGAAGTAATTGGTTATGTTGGATCTGGCTGTGGCGTCGGGTTTAGCGTTGGCTTCACTTTGCTCGGTTTTGGCATTGGCCTTCCAACCAATTACATCTTCACGGTCCCTCGTAATG CTTTTATGGTGACAAGAAGAGGAGCATTGGAAGCTGCTCGGGCTAGAGGTTTGCTTGCAAACAGAACCAGTGAAGAAGTTAGCTGGGACGCAAGCAGATCGTGCATTTTCGATGTCCAACGAAATCTACTCGAGTTTAAAAATCCACTGGAGAACGGAATGAATCTATCCGACATGAGAACCATGCTGATTTCCAATACAAAACCCGTTACTGATTGTTTACAAAGATTTGGTGGAAACTTGTTTCCTTTATGGTCTACTAAAATAGTCAAACAACCAAGATAG
- the LOC140831548 gene encoding protein Brevis radix-like 1 — MLTCITCSKQRMEDGGEGTPRGTPNPKDNLKSLTAQIKDMALKVSGAYKCMPGQTDDNCNKRRPYPDFDTISEGVPYPFVQPGSSSYAPSWDFLRVGNRPARPDPRFSGGLDQSFSSQSREMVLEKEDESKEWMAQVEPGVQITFVSLPRGGNDLKRIRFSREMFNKWEAQRWWAENYDRIMELYNVQKFNQQAPNTPGRSEDGRDSTYSRLGSAMESPRMTPSVNKEWTPRYNLQGGNQHYIHGSSAYHNAGTKSETMEASRMTNSSRDEASISISSANDIESEWIEEDEPGIYITIRQFPGGTRELRRVRFSREKFGEANAKLWWESNRDRIQSQYLC, encoded by the exons ATGTTGACGTGTATTACTTGCTCGAAGCAAAGAATGGAAGACGGGGGTGAAGGTACCCCGCGTGGGACTCCAAATCCTAAAGACAACCTCAAAAGCCTCACTGCCCAG ATCAAGGATATGGCATTGAAGGTTTCGGGAGCATACAAATGTATGCCCGGGCAGACAGATGACAACTGCAATAAGCGAAGACCTTACCCCGATTTTGATACAATTTCTGAGGGGGTTCCATACCCTTTTGTGCAACCAGGAAGCTCAAGTTATGCTCCATCTTGGGATTTTTTGAGAGTCGGAAATCGTCCAGCTCGGCCTGACCCAAGATTTTCTGGTGGACTAGATCAATCTTTCTCATCTCAATCCAGAGAAATGGTGCTAGAGAAGGAAGATGAATCAAAAGAATGGATGGCACAAGTGGAGCCTGGTGTTCAGATTACTTTTGTGTCTCTTCCTCGAGGCGGGAACGATCTTAAAAGGATCCGTTTCAG CCGGGAGATGTTTAACAAATGGGAAGCACAGAGATGGTGGGCCGAAAATTACGACCGAATAATGGAGCTGTACAACGTCCAGAAATTCAATCAGCAAGCTCCCAATACTCCAGGGAGATCAGAAGATGGA AGAGACTCAACGTATTCAAGGCTTGGATCAGCCATGGAAAGCCCTCGAATGACTCCATCAGTAAACAAGGAATGGACTCCGAGGTACAATCTCCAAGGTGGAAACCAGCATTACATCCACGGATCCAGTGCATACCACAACGCTGGCACGAAGAGTGAGACTATGGAAGCATCAAGAATGACGAACTCATCTCGAGATGAGGCCTCAATATCGATTAGCAGTGCAAATGACATTGAGTCCGAGTGGATTGAAGAAGATGAGCCAGGCATTTACATTACCATCAGACAATTTCCTGGTGGAACCAGAGAACTTCGACGAGTCAGATTCAG TCGCGAGAAATTCGGAGAGGCAAATGCGAAGCTTTGGTGGGAATCGAACCGGGATagaatacaatctcaatatctTTGCTAG
- the LOC140831549 gene encoding protein PAM68, chloroplastic-like, with translation METYSYSRAPTLPFPPPLTTTKQGISFPILCPFPSKKQSQFTHLNPVLATLNSPRGFGPKKTTKKTEKSKKNYDSDDDNEEEVDDGEEGVIPEIVTNRMISRMGLSVGIPLFVGLLFFPFFYYLKVGFKIDVPTWIPFIVSFIFFGTALLGVSYGIVSSSWDPMREGSLLGWNEAKKNWPVFWQSFWGGSKEK, from the coding sequence ATGGAAACCTATTCATATTCCAGAGCACCAACCTTACCATTCCCACCTCCATTAACCACAACCAAACAAGGAATCTCATTCCCAATTCTTTGTCCATTCCCATCCAAAAAGCAGTCCCAATTCACACACCTTAATCCTGTTTTAGCCACTCTAAATTCTCCAAGAGGCTTTGGCCCCAAAAAAACAACTAAGAAAACCGAGAAATCTAAGAAAAATTATGACAGTGATGATGATAATGAGGAAGAAGTGGATGACGGAGAAGAAGGCGTTATCCCAGAGATAGTGACCAACAGAATGATAAGCAGGATGGGATTATCAGTGGGAATCCCTCTTTTCGTTGGATTATTGTTCTTCCCATTCTTTTACTATCTCAAGGTGGGATTCAAAATTGATGTTCCCACCTGGATACCCTTCATTGTGTCGTTTATCTTCTTTGGGACTGCTCTTTTGGGGGTTAGTTATGGAATCGTGTCTTCTAGCTGGGATCCAATGAGGGAAGGCTCACTTCTGGGTTGGAATGAGGCTAAGAAGAATTGGCCTGTCTTCTGGCAGTCGTTCTGGGGTGGATCGAAAGAGAAGTAG
- the LOC140831847 gene encoding agamous-like MADS-box protein AGL61, with amino-acid sequence MNVPEDQIVEVMDVLNKKKRKDRRVGIKLIEDRGELNTTFTKRRQGLFNKITDFCQKFDAQAGFIAFSMSGNLYVGGDPEFNPLLKRYLADPSSSVAKKGTAAVAETLLLCGSEIPEKPALTDMENRINEALGKGPPAWDMILENLGFGQLQEIEKALQVVKTKIAARDVMTN; translated from the coding sequence ATGAACGTCCCAGAAGACCAAATAGTTGAAGTTATGGACGTCTTAAACAAGAAGAAACGAAAAGACAGGAGGGTGGGGATCAAGCTGATCGAGGACAGAGGTGAACTGAACACGACCTTCACAAAACGGCGCCAAGGCCTCTTCAACAAGATCACCGACTTCTGCCAGAAATTCGACGCCCAGGCGGGGTTCATTGCCTTCTCCATGTCCGGCAACCTCTACGTGGGAGGGGATCCTGAATTCAACCCGCTTTTGAAGCGCTACCTTGCCGATCCTTCTTCTTCTGTGGCCAAGAAGGGTACTGCTGCTGTTGCAGAAACCCTGCTTCTTTGTGGATCAGAGATCCCCGAGAAGCCCGCGCTGACGGATATGGAGAACAGGATCAATGAGGCGTTGGGGAAGGGTCCACCCGCCTGGGATATGATTCTGGAGAACCTGGGGTTCGGCCAACTCCAAGAGATTGAAAAGGCTCTACAAGTAGTGAAAACCAAGATTGCGGCGCGTGACGTGATGACTAACTAG
- the LOC140832040 gene encoding LOW QUALITY PROTEIN: probable methyltransferase PMT20 (The sequence of the model RefSeq protein was modified relative to this genomic sequence to represent the inferred CDS: deleted 1 base in 1 codon), translating to MKDKDGKPSSHPSKNSRAVPISLMFIVLCGFSFYLGGIFCSEKDRFVAKDISKSVETSKEQAGGSPQMKAVTFPECGSEFQDYTPCTDPKRWKKYSLHRLSFLERHCPPVFEKKECIIPPPDGYKLPIRWPKSRDECWYRNVPYDWINKQKSNQHWLKKEGEKFLFPGGGTMFPNGVSLYVDLMQDLIPGMKDGTIRTAIDTGCGVASWGGDLLDRGILTVSLAPRDNHEAQVQFALERGIPAILGVISTQRLPFPSSSFDMAHCSRCLIPWTEFGGIYLLEINRVLRPGGFWVLSGPPVNYENRWRGWNTTIEEQKSDYEKLQELLTSMCFKLYKKKDDIAVWQKLSDSSCYNKLDAPDTYPPKCDDSLEPDSAWYTPIRGCVVTPNPKYKKLALESLPKWPERLHTAPERVSDIRGGSDGGFKHDDSKWKTRVKHYRKLLPAIGTDKIRNIMDMNTMYGGFAAGLVEYPSWVMNVVSSYAPNTLGVVYDRGLLGTYHDWCEAFSTYPRTYDLLHLDGLFTSESHRCEMKYVLLEMDRILRPNGYALIRESSYFVDAVATLAKGMRWGCRKEDTEYGVESEKILICQKKLWYSSKKSSR from the exons ATGAAGGATAAAGATGGAAAACCAAGTTCTCACCCTAGTAAAAATTCTAGGGCAGTTCCCATTTCGTTAATGTTCATCGTGTTGTGTGGATTTTCGTTCTATCTTGGCGGAATTTTTTGTTCAGAAAAAGATAGATTTGTGGCTAAAGATATCAGTAAATCAGTGGAAACATCGAAGGAA CAGGCCGGAGGATCTCCTCAAATGAAAGCTGTAACATTTCCCGAATGTGGCTCCGAATTTCAAGATTACACGCCATGCACAGACCCGAAG AGATGGAAAAAGTACAGTCTTCATCGCCTTTCTTTTCTTGAAAGACATTGCCCTCCGGTGTTTGAAAAGAAAGAATGCATAATCCCCCCACCAGATGGTTATAAATTACCGATCAGATGGCCAAAGAGCAGGGACGAATGTTGGTACAG GAATGtcccatatgattggattaaCAAACAAAAGTCTAATCAACATTGGCTTAAGAAAGAAGGGGAGAAGTTTCTCTTCCCCGGTGGTGGCACAATGTTTCCCAATGGTGTCAGTCTGTATGTTGATTTGATGCAAGATTTGATCCCGGGAATGAAAGATGGAACGATTCGAACTGCCATTGATACCGGATGTGGG GTGGCTAGCTGGGGAGGAGATTTACTCGACCGTGGGATCCTGACGGTCTCGCTTGCCCCGAGAGATAATCACGAGGCTCAAGTTCAGTTTGCTCTAGAACGCGGAATTCCTGCAATTCTTGGTGTCATATCAACACAACGACTTCCTTTTCCATCAAGTTCTTTTGACATGGCACATTGCTCAAGATGCCTTATACCATGGACTGAATTTG GTGGAATCTACCTATTAGAGATAAACCGTGTTCTTCGGCCTGGTGGTTTCTGGGTTCTTTCAGGCCCTCCCGTGAACTATGAGAATCGTTGGAGGGGGTGGAATACGACCATTGAAGAGCAGAAATCGGATTATGAAAAGTTGCAAGAGTTGCTTACTTCAATGTGTTTCAAATTGTACAAGAAAAAAGATGACATTGCCGTCTGGCAGAAATTATCTGATAGCAGCTGCTATAATAAACTTGATGCTCCCGACACATATCCTCCAAAATGTGATGACAGTCTTGAACCCGATTCTGCATGGTACACTCCAATCCGAGGTTGTGTTGTTACTCCTAATCCGAAGTACAAAAAACTAGCATTAGAATCGCTCCCAAAATGGCCGGAAAGGCTGCATACTGCCCCAGAACGTGTTTCAGATATTCGTGGTGGGAGTGACGGTGGTTTCAAGCACGACGATAGTAAATGGAAGACACGAGTAAAACACTACAGGAAGTTGCTCCCTGCTATTGGAACAGACAAGATAAGAAACATCATGGACATGAACACTATGTATGGAGGTTTTGCTGCTGGTTTAGTTGAGTACCCTTCATGGGTCATGAATGTTGTTTCCTCTTACGCTCCTAATACACTTGGCGTAGTTTACGATAGAGGCCTCCTCGGGACATATCATGACTG GTGTGAGGCTTTCTCAACATATCCTCGAACATACGATCTTCTTCATCTAGACGGCCTTTTCACCTCTGAAAGTCACAG GTGCGAAATGAAGTATGTTTTGCTCGAAATGGATCGTATCCTCCGGCCAAACGGGTACGCCTTAATTCGAGAATCGAGCTACTTCGTGGATGCAGTGGCTACATTAGCTAAAGGGATGAGATGGGGCTGTAGGAAAGAAGACACCGAGTACGGTGTTGAATCAGAAAAGATTCTGATTTGCCAGAAGAAACTCTGGTATTCCTCAAAGAAAAGTTCAAGATAA
- the LOC140831551 gene encoding uncharacterized protein, giving the protein MRKRTTKRAAAGKSLATPLTPVSDTAAERSPTLSPAKSPETLFDFNLNGLTNIASSSKKKSDEKLMKPTGLSPQKLQSLKNVSTISDLKNMAISNLDFIKRKLEMSHSEILKDIEASQCRLRKRHKIQTQAFQQVMDEADKDYKKISERIKDGREATMASYAEFIAEAQATSSRFCETSIPVLEQTYEKGIAALRSRYGISSITV; this is encoded by the exons ATGAGGAAGAGAACGACGAAAAGAGCTGCGGCGGGGAAGAGTCTGGCTACGCCGCTCACTCCGGTGTCTGACACTGCAGCAGAAAGGAGCCCCACGCTGTCACCGGCGAAGTCTCCGGAGACACTGTTTGACTTCAATCTCAATGGACTGACAAATATCGCCTCGTCATCGAAGAAGAAGAGTGATGAAAAGCTGATGAAGCCTACCGGACTTTCTCCTCAGAAGTTGCAATCGCTAAAAAACGTGAGCACGATCAGTGATCTGAAAAACATGGCTATCTCGAACCTGGATTTCATCAAGCGGAAGCTGGAGATGTCGCATTCTGAGATTTTAAAGGACATCGAGGCATCTCAGTGTCGCCTCAGGAAACGACACAAG ATACAGACCCAAGCATTTCAGCAAGTGATGGATGAAGCAGATAAGGATTATAAGAAGATTTCTGAGCGAATCAAAGATGGTCGAGAAGCAACGATG GCTTCATATGCAGAGTTTATAGCAGAAGCCCAAGCCACATCATCTCGTT TTTGTGAAACATCTATTCCTGTGCTGGAACAAACTTATGAGAAAGGCATAGCTGCACTTAGGAGCCGATATGGAATCTCGTCGATCACAGTTTGA